Proteins from one Oenanthe melanoleuca isolate GR-GAL-2019-014 chromosome 1, OMel1.0, whole genome shotgun sequence genomic window:
- the LOC130250592 gene encoding C-type lectin domain family 4 member E-like, translating to MMNGQGRVNPGTPAPAEERSCSWLNIWVFLIFALAIKTAFVTSCLVALLDGSHGQYKTVLQNSTEWYCVPSSSAEKMDGWMCCPKGWRFFQASCYYLSPDTMSWAESEQNCTGMGSQLVVINSKAEQEFLFNLTKEKVTNIYETKYYIGLAAYENGQWQWVDQTPYENTPMFWKPGEPNLLFAEKCAAIHVKGNTDPNTYSNWNNVLCFTSCYRICEQAVKLL from the exons ATGATGAATGGCCAAGGGAGAGTCAATCCTGGAACTCCAG ccccagcagaagagagaagctgctcctggctgaaCATCTGGGTCTTTCTCATTTTTGCTCTTGCAATCAAAACTGCCTTTGTGACCAGCTGCCTTG TGGCTTTACTTGATGGAAGCCATGGCCAGTACAAGACTGTACTCCAGAACTCTACAGAGTGGTactgtgtccccagcagttctgcagaaaaaa TGGATGGCTGGATGTGCTGCCCAAAGGGCTGGAGATTCTTTCAAGCAAGCTGCTATTACCTGTCCCCTGACACGATGTCATGGGCTGAGAGTGAGCAGaactgcactgggatgggctccCAGCTGGTGGTGATCaacagcaaggcagagcag GAGTTCCTCTTCAACTTGACAAAAGAAAAGGTTACTAACATCTATGAAACAAAATACTACATAGGCTTAGCTGCTTATGAAAATGGGCAGTGGCAGTGGGTGGATCAGACTCCATATGAAAATACACCCAT GTTCTGGAAGCCTGGGGAGCCCAATTTACTGTTTGCAGAAAAATGTGCTGCAATTCATGTCAAAGGAAACACAGACCCCAACACTTACAGTAACTGGAATAATGTCCTTTGCTTCACAAGTTGCTATCGAATTTGTGAGCAGGCAGTCAAACTTCTCTGA